Proteins found in one Pseudomonas sp. P8_241 genomic segment:
- a CDS encoding DUF3015 domain-containing protein, protein MKRILLGTLFTAVSINAMAQAPGGPDCGWGNMLFEGQRGTPAHFLASTTNGTSGNATFGMTSGTNGCATNASLTYGGKSWFAMNGMMNELSEDMAKGQGEALTTYAVVLGVAPQDRAHFAAVTHEHFQQIFSKADVTAEDVHTNTLAVLKNDPRLAKYATQA, encoded by the coding sequence ATGAAACGGATTCTTCTCGGTACTCTTTTCACCGCTGTATCCATCAACGCTATGGCGCAGGCGCCAGGCGGTCCGGATTGCGGTTGGGGCAACATGCTGTTCGAAGGTCAGCGTGGTACTCCGGCTCACTTCCTGGCATCCACCACCAACGGCACTTCCGGCAACGCAACCTTTGGTATGACGTCCGGTACCAACGGTTGTGCGACCAATGCGTCGCTGACCTATGGCGGCAAATCGTGGTTTGCCATGAACGGCATGATGAACGAGCTATCCGAAGACATGGCCAAAGGTCAGGGCGAAGCGCTGACCACTTATGCCGTTGTACTGGGTGTGGCGCCGCAAGACCGTGCGCACTTCGCCGCCGTGACTCACGAGCACTTCCAGCAGATCTTCAGCAAAGCTGACGTGACGGCGGAAGATGTGCATACCAACACGCTGGCCGTTCTGAAGAACGACCCACGACTGGCCAAGTACGCCACCCAGGCTTAA
- a CDS encoding DUF4105 domain-containing protein codes for MLKRLAWLALCVCAPLSAAPHIDPQRLQQLANDPFWISLGHYETAKLGGWRSYVSDPKFFLAADGNEHPDHELAATVQALYTPASAGEQHAQCVYPARARWLKAQLNLTDLPAPDCAEFKQWFKDVSPHSAVMIFPAAYLNSPSSMFGHTLLRIDQADVQSDKTSLLSYAINFGAYIEGSDNSILYAWKGLMGGYPGLFALVPYQEKLSEYRSLENRDLWEYRLNLTQQETARMVEHVWELKQIKFDYFFFDENCSYRLLELLQVARPSLRLTEQFPITAIPTDTVKAVKEAGVVESIQYRPSRERELLSRAEPLSDEEQQWVLKVSADQNQLQDPAFKAQPRDRQALIIDAAYRLERYRANGQERDPQRAQRSFELLRAINQNPAPELDIPQPGLPEDGHESRTWQLGAGTRGDKAFGEYGLRMAYHDLNDNAESFPLGAQIEILQLKLRQYEGNDWQVQQLDLATIRSLTPRNELLQPWSWQVTGGLERVPGKHDDENLVSHVNGGGGGTWQLADDMLGFALGTVRVEHNNDFAEFISPAAGFNTGLLWRNPLGNLSLETKGDFFTNGEVRRSISLNQQWELSRNLGLRLSAQREFSHMATPENEVMLEVKWYHY; via the coding sequence ATGCTCAAACGCCTTGCCTGGCTGGCGCTCTGTGTCTGCGCCCCGCTGTCCGCCGCGCCTCACATCGACCCTCAACGTTTGCAGCAACTGGCCAACGACCCCTTCTGGATATCCCTGGGACATTACGAAACCGCCAAGCTCGGTGGCTGGCGCAGTTATGTCAGCGACCCGAAATTCTTCCTTGCCGCCGATGGCAACGAACACCCCGATCATGAATTGGCCGCGACGGTGCAGGCGCTGTACACCCCAGCCAGCGCAGGTGAGCAACATGCACAATGCGTATACCCGGCCCGTGCACGCTGGCTCAAAGCACAGCTGAATCTCACTGACCTGCCCGCACCGGACTGCGCCGAATTCAAGCAATGGTTCAAGGATGTCTCCCCCCACAGCGCGGTGATGATCTTTCCTGCCGCCTACCTGAACAGCCCATCCTCGATGTTCGGCCATACCCTGCTGCGCATCGATCAAGCTGATGTGCAGAGCGACAAAACCTCGCTGCTCAGTTACGCGATCAACTTCGGCGCCTACATCGAGGGTTCGGACAACAGCATTCTGTATGCGTGGAAAGGCTTGATGGGCGGCTATCCTGGCCTGTTCGCGCTGGTACCCTATCAGGAAAAACTTTCGGAATACCGCAGCCTGGAAAACCGTGACCTGTGGGAGTACCGACTGAACCTGACCCAGCAAGAGACCGCACGTATGGTCGAGCACGTCTGGGAACTCAAGCAGATCAAATTCGACTACTTCTTCTTCGACGAAAACTGCTCCTATCGCCTGCTTGAACTGCTGCAAGTGGCACGCCCAAGCCTGCGCCTGACGGAACAATTTCCGATCACGGCCATTCCCACCGACACTGTCAAAGCTGTGAAAGAGGCCGGGGTGGTGGAATCCATCCAGTATCGCCCTTCGCGCGAACGTGAGCTGCTGAGCCGTGCCGAGCCTTTGTCTGACGAAGAGCAACAATGGGTACTGAAAGTCAGCGCCGATCAGAATCAATTGCAAGACCCGGCGTTCAAGGCGCAACCCCGCGACCGTCAGGCCCTGATTATCGATGCGGCCTATCGTCTGGAGCGCTACCGCGCCAATGGTCAGGAGCGCGATCCGCAGCGCGCCCAGCGCAGTTTCGAATTGCTGCGGGCGATCAATCAGAATCCGGCACCGGAGCTGGACATCCCGCAACCCGGCCTGCCCGAGGACGGCCATGAGTCCCGCACCTGGCAACTCGGCGCGGGCACCAGAGGCGACAAAGCGTTCGGCGAATACGGCCTGCGCATGGCCTATCACGACCTCAATGACAACGCCGAAAGCTTCCCCCTCGGCGCACAAATCGAAATCCTGCAACTGAAACTGCGCCAGTACGAGGGCAATGACTGGCAGGTCCAGCAACTGGACCTGGCAACCATCCGCTCCCTGACCCCGCGCAATGAGTTGTTGCAACCGTGGTCCTGGCAAGTCACCGGCGGCCTGGAACGGGTGCCGGGCAAACATGATGACGAAAACCTGGTCAGCCACGTCAACGGCGGCGGTGGCGGCACCTGGCAATTGGCCGATGACATGCTCGGTTTTGCCCTGGGCACCGTGCGCGTGGAGCACAACAACGATTTCGCTGAATTCATTTCCCCGGCGGCGGGTTTCAATACGGGCCTGCTATGGAGAAACCCGCTGGGCAACCTCAGCCTGGAAACCAAGGGTGATTTTTTCACCAATGGCGAAGTGCGGCGCTCCATCAGCTTGAATCAGCAATGGGAGCTGTCACGCAATCTGGGTCTGCGCCTGAGTGCCCAGCGTGAATTCAGTCACATGGCCACGCCAGAAAACGAAGTGATGCTGGAGGTGAAGTGGTACCACTACTGA
- the gdhA gene encoding NADP-specific glutamate dehydrogenase, which yields MIESVESFLARLKKRDPDQPEFHQAVEEVLRSLWPFLEANPHYLASGILERICEPERAVVFRVSWVDDQGKVQVNRGFRIQMNSAIGPYKGGLRFHPSVNMGVLKFLAFEQTFKNSLTSLPMGGGKGGSDFDPKGKSDAEVMRFCQAFMSELYRHIGADVDVPAGDIGVGAREIGFLFGQYKRLSNQFTSVLTGKGPSYGGSLIRPEATGFGCVYFAEEMLKRRGLAVEGKRVAISGSGNVAQYAARKVMDLGGKVISLSDSEGTLYCESGLTEEQWLAVLELKNVQRGRIRELASRFGLEFRAGELPWSLSCDIALPCATQNELDAEAARTLLRNGCFCVAEGANMPTTLEAVDLFIEADILFAPGKASNAGGVAVSGLEMSQNAMRLLWTGGEVDSKLHAIMQSIHHACVHYGEEDGRVNYVKGANIAGFVKVADAMLAQGVV from the coding sequence ATGATCGAATCCGTCGAATCCTTCCTTGCGCGCCTGAAAAAACGCGACCCGGACCAACCCGAGTTTCACCAGGCTGTCGAAGAAGTCCTGCGCAGTCTGTGGCCCTTCCTCGAAGCCAATCCGCATTACCTGGCCTCGGGCATCCTGGAGCGCATCTGCGAGCCGGAGCGGGCGGTCGTGTTTCGGGTTTCCTGGGTCGACGATCAGGGCAAGGTGCAAGTCAATCGCGGATTCCGTATCCAGATGAATAGCGCCATCGGTCCGTACAAGGGCGGCTTGCGCTTCCACCCGTCGGTGAACATGGGTGTGCTGAAATTCCTCGCCTTCGAGCAGACCTTCAAGAACTCCCTGACCTCGCTGCCGATGGGTGGCGGCAAGGGTGGTTCGGACTTCGATCCGAAGGGCAAAAGCGACGCGGAAGTCATGCGCTTCTGTCAGGCCTTCATGAGCGAGCTGTACCGCCACATCGGTGCAGATGTTGATGTGCCGGCCGGTGATATCGGCGTCGGTGCCCGTGAAATCGGCTTCCTGTTCGGCCAGTACAAACGCCTGAGCAACCAGTTCACCAGCGTACTGACCGGCAAGGGTCCAAGCTACGGCGGCAGTCTGATTCGCCCGGAAGCCACCGGTTTCGGTTGTGTGTACTTCGCCGAAGAGATGCTCAAACGTCGCGGCCTGGCTGTCGAAGGCAAGCGTGTGGCGATTTCCGGCTCGGGCAACGTTGCGCAATACGCGGCGCGCAAGGTCATGGATTTGGGTGGCAAGGTGATTTCGCTGTCCGATTCCGAAGGCACCTTGTACTGCGAGAGTGGTTTAACCGAGGAGCAATGGCTGGCGGTGCTGGAGCTGAAAAATGTGCAGCGCGGGCGCATCCGTGAACTGGCCAGCCGTTTTGGCCTGGAGTTCCGCGCCGGTGAGCTGCCGTGGAGCCTGAGCTGCGACATCGCTTTACCGTGCGCCACGCAAAACGAACTGGATGCCGAGGCTGCTCGTACCTTGCTGCGCAACGGCTGCTTCTGTGTGGCGGAAGGCGCGAACATGCCGACCACCCTTGAGGCCGTCGATTTGTTCATCGAGGCGGATATTCTGTTCGCGCCGGGTAAAGCGTCCAACGCCGGCGGTGTCGCGGTGAGCGGGCTGGAGATGTCGCAGAACGCCATGCGCCTGCTGTGGACCGGTGGAGAGGTGGACAGCAAGCTGCACGCGATCATGCAGTCGATCCATCACGCTTGCGTGCACTACGGCGAAGAGGACGGTCGGGTCAACTACGTCAAAGGCGCCAACATCGCCGGTTTCGTAAAAGTCGCCGATGCCATGCTGGCTCAAGGCGTGGTTTAA
- a CDS encoding GreA/GreB family elongation factor produces the protein MSRAFVNEDNAAAQADQPVERQVSAQPNYVTPQGLSQLQGKVAELQTLHAEQSAKGEQADKQRLADLERDLRYFKQRLGSAQVVPAATSTEKVQIGSWVTYADEHDSERRVQLVGEDQADAAHGLINWGSPLGRALLGAQLNDEVLWQRPAGDQLIEVIRIEPA, from the coding sequence ATGAGCCGTGCCTTCGTCAATGAAGATAATGCCGCCGCGCAAGCCGATCAGCCGGTCGAGCGGCAGGTCAGTGCGCAACCCAACTACGTCACCCCGCAAGGCCTGAGCCAGTTGCAGGGCAAAGTCGCCGAGCTGCAAACTCTGCATGCCGAGCAATCGGCCAAGGGAGAGCAAGCCGACAAACAGCGCCTGGCGGACCTTGAGCGCGACTTGCGCTACTTCAAACAACGTCTGGGCAGTGCGCAAGTGGTGCCAGCCGCGACCTCGACCGAGAAAGTGCAGATCGGCAGTTGGGTGACCTACGCCGACGAACACGACAGCGAACGCCGCGTGCAACTGGTGGGCGAAGATCAGGCCGATGCCGCCCATGGCCTGATCAATTGGGGCTCTCCACTGGGTCGGGCGCTGCTGGGAGCACAACTCAATGATGAAGTGCTGTGGCAGCGCCCCGCCGGGGATCAGCTGATTGAGGTGATCCGCATCGAGCCGGCTTAA
- the ettA gene encoding energy-dependent translational throttle protein EttA — MAQYVFTMHRLGKVVPPKREILKNISLSFFPGAKIGVLGLNGSGKSTLLKIMAGVDTEFDGEARPMPDLNIGYLPQEPQLDPTKTVREVVEEAVSVIKNAQARLDEVYAAYADEDADFDKLAAEQAKLEAILQASDGHNLDRQLEVAADALRLPAWDAKVEFLSGGEKRRVALCRLLLSAPDMLLLDEPTNHLDADSVAWLEHFLHDFPGTVVAITHDRYFLDNVAGWILELDRGAGIPYEGNYSGWLEAKSDRLAAESKQQSAHEKAMKEELEWVRKGAKARQSKSKARLQRFEEMQSQEFQKRSETNEIYIPAGPRLGDKVIEFKNVTKGYGDRVLIDNLSFSMPKGAIVGVIGGNGAGKSTLFRMLMGKEQPDSGSIEVGETVQLACVDQSREDLDGSKTVFQQISDGSDQIRIGNYEIPSRTYVGRFNFKGGDQQKFVKDLSGGERGRLHLALTLKEGGNVLLLDEPSNDLDVETLRSLEEALLDFPGAAIVISHDRWFLDRVATHILAYEDDSQAVFFEGNYTEYEADRKKRLGEAAAQPHRVRHKKLA; from the coding sequence ATGGCTCAATACGTATTCACCATGCATCGGCTGGGCAAAGTTGTTCCACCGAAGCGGGAAATCCTGAAAAACATTTCTCTGTCATTCTTCCCGGGCGCCAAGATTGGCGTCCTCGGCCTCAACGGTTCGGGTAAGTCCACGCTGCTGAAAATCATGGCTGGCGTTGATACCGAATTCGACGGCGAAGCCCGTCCGATGCCGGACCTGAACATCGGTTACCTGCCGCAAGAGCCTCAACTGGATCCGACCAAGACCGTGCGTGAAGTGGTCGAGGAAGCGGTCAGCGTGATCAAGAACGCCCAGGCTCGCCTGGACGAGGTCTACGCGGCCTACGCTGATGAAGATGCCGACTTCGACAAACTGGCCGCAGAACAGGCCAAGCTCGAAGCCATCCTGCAAGCCAGCGACGGTCACAACCTGGATCGCCAACTGGAAGTCGCCGCCGATGCGCTGCGTCTGCCAGCGTGGGACGCCAAGGTCGAATTCCTCTCCGGTGGTGAGAAACGTCGTGTGGCCCTGTGCCGTCTGCTGCTGTCCGCACCGGACATGCTGCTGCTCGACGAACCGACCAACCACCTGGACGCCGATTCCGTTGCGTGGCTTGAGCACTTCCTGCACGATTTCCCGGGCACCGTGGTCGCGATCACGCACGACCGTTACTTCCTCGATAACGTCGCCGGCTGGATTCTGGAACTCGACCGCGGCGCTGGTATTCCTTACGAGGGCAACTATTCGGGTTGGCTGGAAGCCAAGTCCGATCGTCTGGCTGCCGAATCCAAGCAGCAGTCGGCCCACGAAAAAGCCATGAAAGAAGAACTGGAGTGGGTGCGCAAAGGCGCCAAGGCTCGCCAGTCGAAATCCAAGGCTCGTCTGCAACGTTTCGAAGAAATGCAGTCGCAGGAATTCCAGAAGCGCAGCGAAACCAACGAGATCTACATCCCGGCCGGTCCGCGCCTGGGCGACAAGGTCATCGAATTCAAGAATGTCACCAAGGGCTATGGGGATCGCGTACTGATCGACAACCTGTCGTTCTCGATGCCTAAAGGCGCCATCGTCGGTGTAATCGGTGGTAACGGTGCCGGTAAATCGACGCTGTTCCGCATGCTGATGGGCAAGGAACAACCGGATTCGGGTTCCATCGAAGTCGGCGAAACCGTGCAGCTGGCTTGCGTGGACCAGAGCCGCGAGGACCTGGATGGCAGCAAGACCGTGTTCCAGCAGATCTCCGACGGTTCGGATCAGATCCGCATCGGCAACTACGAGATCCCGTCGCGTACCTACGTCGGTCGCTTCAACTTCAAGGGTGGCGATCAGCAGAAGTTCGTCAAGGACCTGTCTGGTGGTGAGCGCGGTCGCTTGCACCTGGCCCTGACCTTGAAAGAGGGCGGCAACGTCCTGCTGCTCGACGAACCGTCCAACGACCTCGACGTTGAAACCCTGCGTTCCCTGGAAGAAGCCCTGCTGGACTTCCCGGGCGCCGCCATTGTGATCTCTCACGATCGTTGGTTCCTTGACCGCGTCGCGACCCACATCCTGGCGTACGAAGACGACTCGCAAGCCGTGTTCTTCGAAGGCAACTACACCGAGTACGAGGCCGACCGTAAAAAGCGCCTCGGCGAAGCCGCTGCACAGCCGCACCGTGTACGGCACAAGAAACTGGCGTGA